CTGCTCTTAAAATGTTTTCATGTTCTGCTTCTGGGAATACAAGCTTTTTTGGGGATTCCATAGCCATATTTATAATTATTCTAATAAAATCTTTTTCAATAGATAGTCGTGATTCAAGGGCGTATCTATATTGTGTAAAATCATCTATATTTTTTCTAGCTACACCACTCTCAATTGCTGCTTTTGCAACGGCAGAAGCCTCATATGTTAAAACTCTTGGATCAAAAGGTTTAGGTATTATATAATCCTTTCCAAATTCGATATGCTTTAGACCATAGGCTCTGCACACATCTTTAGGGACTGCCTCTTTGGCAAGTCTGGCAAGCGCTTTAGAGGCAGCTAATTTCATTTCGTCATTAATAGTTGTAGCTCTAACATCTAATGCTCCCCTAAAGATAAAAGGGAAGCCTAATACATTATTTACTTGATTTGGATAATCAGATCTACCAGTTGCCATTATAACATCATCTCTTACCTCTGCAACCTCTTCTGGAGTGATCTCAGGATCGGGGTTTGCCATAGCCATTATGATTGGTCTACTTGACATATTCCTCACCATTTCCTTGCTAACGACACCCTTTACTGAAACCCCCATAAAGACATCTGCACCTTTCATTGCATCAAATAGGGTTCTTTCTTCAGTGGGAGCAGCAAATTCTTCCTTATATTTATTCATTCCTTCTGCTCTACCTTCATAAATCACACCTTTTGAGTCACACATTCTTATGTTCTCTTTTTTTGCGCCAAGCAGAAGGAGCATTTTACCTATAGCTATACCAGCAGCTCCAGCGCCATTAATAACTATTTTAACATCTTCAATTTTTTTATTTTGCAATTCAAGTGCGTTAACAAGACCTGCTGAAGCAATAATAGCTGTTCCGTGTTGATCATCATGAAAAACGGGGATATTTAGAGCCTCTTTTAATGTCTCTTCGATGTAAAAACAATCAGGAGCTTTAATATCCTCTAAATTGATACCACCAAAAGTGGGTTCAATTAATTTGCACACCTTTATAATATCATCTGGGTTTTCTGAATTTACTTCAATATCAAAGACATCAACATCAGCAAAGCGTTTGAATAATACACCCTTGCCTTCCATTACAGGTTTTCCAGCTAAAGCCCCTATATTTCCAAGGCCTAATACAGCTGTGCCATTTGATACTACTGCAACAAGATTGCCTTTTGCGGTATATTTAAAGACATTGTTAATATCGCTCTCTATTTTTTTACAAGGAATAGCTACGCCTGGTGTATAGGCAAGAGATAAGTCTCTTTGTGTTATACATGGTTTAGTGGGCACAACTTCTATTTTACCAGCTCTGGCTCCACTATGATACTCTAAAGCTTCTTCATCTGTTATTTTTCTCATTTGAACCTCCTCATTACTTTCATAAATAATAAAATATATTTATAACTTATTTAACTTGAAATTATACTGTATTTAATATAGATTGTAAAGAGATATATTAATAATTTCAAACTATTTTTTTAAAAGGTGCATAATTTTAAAAGGATTTAAAGATTATCTGAGATTTGAACTTGCATTAAGCAATAATACGATATCTGCTTATCTTCACGATGTTAAAATGTTTGCCGACTTTTTAGAAAAGGACTTACTTTTTGTAAATTCTAATGATATTATAGAGTTTATATATTATTTAAGAGAAAATAGATATTCTAATGAATCAATTAATAGAATATTATCAGGTTTAACTACATTTTTTGATTACTTATTAGTTGAGAAAAATATTGATGAAAACCCAGTTATTAAAATTTCTAGACCTAAAAATTGGGAAAAATTAC
This Deferribacterota bacterium DNA region includes the following protein-coding sequences:
- a CDS encoding malic enzyme-like NAD(P)-binding protein, whose translation is MRKITDEEALEYHSGARAGKIEVVPTKPCITQRDLSLAYTPGVAIPCKKIESDINNVFKYTAKGNLVAVVSNGTAVLGLGNIGALAGKPVMEGKGVLFKRFADVDVFDIEVNSENPDDIIKVCKLIEPTFGGINLEDIKAPDCFYIEETLKEALNIPVFHDDQHGTAIIASAGLVNALELQNKKIEDVKIVINGAGAAGIAIGKMLLLLGAKKENIRMCDSKGVIYEGRAEGMNKYKEEFAAPTEERTLFDAMKGADVFMGVSVKGVVSKEMVRNMSSRPIIMAMANPDPEITPEEVAEVRDDVIMATGRSDYPNQVNNVLGFPFIFRGALDVRATTINDEMKLAASKALARLAKEAVPKDVCRAYGLKHIEFGKDYIIPKPFDPRVLTYEASAVAKAAIESGVARKNIDDFTQYRYALESRLSIEKDFIRIIINMAMESPKKLVFPEAEHENILRA